GCGACGCATTCATCCGAATGCCGAGCGTCCGTTTAGATGTCCCTATTCGCCTTACCTGCCGATCATGGGAATCGTGATGTGTCTGATGCTCATGTTCTCGTTGCCGTCGAGCAACTGGGAACGGCTGCT
This genomic window from Candidatus Hydrogenedentota bacterium contains:
- a CDS encoding amino acid permease, whose product is RRIHPNAERPFRCPYSPYLPIMGIVMCLMLMFSLPSSNWERLLGWLIIGGLIYVFYGRHHSVMAKRRAEGQS